In one Candidatus Delongbacteria bacterium genomic region, the following are encoded:
- a CDS encoding ATP-binding protein: MKSIDRLQERQRLQHLLAQFPIVAILGARQVGKTTLARQLADGSPVHWFDLEDPADLARLADPGLALSGLTGLVVLDEVQRQPELFPLLRVLADRPAVPARFLLLGSASPELLKQGSESLAGRIVWHGLGGFALDEIAQEEQQGLWLRGGFPRSFLAASDALSFEWREQFLRTFLERDLPQLGISTPSPVMRRFWTMLAHWHGQIWNAAEFSRAFGISNVAVGRYLDSLCSALVVRQLQPWHENISKRQVKSPKVYLSDSGLLHALLGLSTQDALESHPKVGASWEGFVIDALIRRLGVHREECWFWATHAGAELDLLVIRGNRRLGFEIKRTTTPRTTRSMHAALDSLKLDSLTVIHAGDHSFPLAEGIEAVAFARNLEDLIPLA; the protein is encoded by the coding sequence ATGAAATCAATTGATCGCCTTCAGGAGCGCCAGCGCCTGCAACATCTGTTGGCCCAATTCCCGATTGTGGCCATCCTTGGCGCAAGGCAGGTGGGCAAGACAACCCTCGCACGCCAACTGGCGGACGGCAGTCCCGTGCATTGGTTCGATCTGGAAGACCCAGCGGACCTGGCCCGCCTGGCGGATCCCGGCCTGGCACTCTCAGGCCTCACCGGCCTGGTGGTACTGGACGAAGTGCAGCGCCAGCCGGAACTCTTTCCCTTGCTGCGTGTGCTGGCGGACCGCCCCGCAGTTCCTGCCCGTTTTCTGCTGCTGGGCAGCGCCTCACCGGAGCTGCTGAAACAAGGCAGCGAGAGCTTGGCCGGCCGCATTGTCTGGCACGGGCTGGGCGGCTTTGCGCTGGACGAGATCGCCCAGGAGGAACAGCAAGGCCTCTGGCTACGGGGCGGCTTTCCTCGTTCCTTCCTGGCTGCAAGTGATGCCCTGTCCTTCGAATGGCGCGAGCAGTTTCTGCGCACCTTCCTCGAGCGCGACCTGCCCCAACTGGGCATCAGCACGCCGTCCCCCGTGATGCGCCGCTTCTGGACCATGCTGGCCCACTGGCACGGCCAGATCTGGAACGCCGCCGAATTCTCCCGCGCCTTCGGCATCAGCAATGTCGCCGTCGGCCGCTACCTGGATTCCCTTTGCAGCGCCTTGGTTGTGCGCCAACTCCAACCCTGGCACGAGAACATCTCCAAACGCCAGGTCAAGTCCCCCAAAGTGTACTTGAGTGACAGCGGTCTGCTTCACGCACTGCTTGGACTGAGTACACAGGACGCGCTGGAGAGCCATCCGAAAGTCGGTGCGTCCTGGGAAGGATTCGTGATCGATGCACTGATCCGCCGCCTGGGTGTCCACCGCGAGGAATGCTGGTTCTGGGCCACCCACGCCGGCGCCGAACTGGACCTGCTGGTGATCCGCGGCAACCGCCGCCTGGGTTTCGAGATCAAGCGCACAACCACGCCTCGCACCACACGCTCCATGCATGCAGCGCTGGACTCGCTGAAACTGGACTCGCTGACGGTGATCCATGCGGGCGACCACAGCTTTCCGCTGGCGGAAGGAATCGAAGCGGTGGCCTTTGCGCGCAATCTGGAGGATCTGATTCCGTTGGCCTGA
- a CDS encoding type IV toxin-antitoxin system AbiEi family antitoxin domain-containing protein produces the protein MKQLPDPIMALLQRSGVARSSELAVGASRSQITRWVRAGLLMRASRGLYALPAARIDENWSLRIVANRSPRAVFCLLTALRLHGLTTQSPFEVWIALGNKGHVPRLDHPPIRAIRFSQESLVAGVEELEINGSHFRVTCIAKTIADCFKYRSKVGLDVAMEALKDARRKRMASTQDLWEYAQINRVGEVMRPYLEMVE, from the coding sequence ATGAAGCAACTCCCTGATCCCATTATGGCCCTGCTGCAACGGTCTGGCGTGGCCCGATCCAGTGAACTGGCTGTCGGCGCATCGCGCAGTCAGATAACGCGTTGGGTGCGTGCGGGTCTGCTGATGCGGGCTTCACGTGGGCTCTATGCCCTGCCTGCTGCCCGGATCGATGAGAACTGGAGCCTGCGGATTGTCGCCAACCGCTCGCCGCGTGCCGTGTTCTGTCTGCTGACAGCTCTGCGTCTGCATGGCCTGACCACGCAGTCGCCGTTCGAGGTATGGATCGCCCTGGGCAACAAGGGCCACGTTCCTCGGCTGGATCATCCACCCATTCGCGCGATCCGCTTCTCGCAGGAATCTCTGGTGGCCGGTGTGGAGGAGCTTGAGATCAACGGATCACACTTTCGTGTCACATGTATAGCCAAGACCATTGCGGACTGCTTCAAGTACCGCAGCAAGGTGGGGCTGGATGTGGCCATGGAAGCGCTCAAGGACGCGCGCCGCAAGCGGATGGCCAGCACGCAGGATCTGTGGGAGTACGCGCAGATCAATCGGGTCGGCGAAGTCATGCGACCCTATCTGGAGATGGTGGAATGA
- a CDS encoding DUF4926 domain-containing protein: MRFQELQTVVLNRDLPEHGLRKGDLGAVVQVYEPDGLEVEFVSASGKTEALVTLKEADVRAVADGDLISVRQLIRSA, encoded by the coding sequence ATGAGATTCCAAGAACTGCAGACAGTCGTACTCAACCGGGACCTTCCTGAGCATGGACTTCGCAAAGGTGACCTCGGCGCAGTCGTGCAAGTGTATGAACCGGATGGCCTTGAAGTTGAGTTCGTCAGCGCATCCGGCAAGACGGAAGCGTTGGTGACGCTCAAGGAAGCCGATGTTCGCGCGGTAGCCGATGGCGACCTCATATCCGTGCGACAACTCATTCGTTCGGCCTGA
- a CDS encoding nucleotidyl transferase AbiEii/AbiGii toxin family protein translates to MWFDVPHRATADADFLGFGPSSVAEAVQTIRTICLQTAEDGMVYDPESIAALAIREEIRQGGLRIRLTGLLGRTRCPIQLDIGFGDAVTPGPEDVMYPTLLDDLPGPRLKAYPRETVVAEKLEAMTSLGMINSRMKDYFDLRALCTRRAFERRGSATGAPCNIHSSRDVNPLKYATGSE, encoded by the coding sequence TTGTGGTTCGATGTCCCACATCGGGCCACGGCCGATGCCGATTTTCTGGGTTTCGGGCCGTCGAGTGTAGCCGAAGCAGTCCAGACCATTCGCACGATTTGCCTGCAGACGGCTGAGGATGGCATGGTCTACGATCCAGAATCGATTGCGGCCCTGGCGATCCGGGAAGAAATCCGCCAAGGGGGATTGCGAATCCGTCTCACAGGATTGCTGGGGAGAACACGCTGCCCGATCCAGCTCGACATCGGATTCGGGGATGCGGTAACGCCCGGCCCGGAGGATGTGATGTATCCAACGCTGCTGGATGATCTGCCTGGTCCCCGGCTGAAAGCCTATCCGAGGGAGACGGTGGTTGCCGAAAAACTGGAGGCCATGACAAGTCTGGGAATGATCAACAGTCGAATGAAGGACTACTTCGATCTGCGTGCGCTTTGTACTCGAAGAGCGTTTGAACGACGCGGATCTGCCACGGGCGCTCCATGCAACATTCACTCGTCGCGGGACGTCAATCCCCTCAAGTACGCCACTGGGTCTGAGTGA
- a CDS encoding VOC family protein produces the protein MAKVTPFLMFNDQLEAAMEFYTATFPDSCIRTVARTREDGPVTAAEFVVGGQVFMCYNGGTYFNFSEGVSFHVDCADQTEVDEYWDKLLKAGATPSACGWIKDPFGLSWQIVPRRFTELIADRNPRKVKAVMDALLTMVKLGAAALERAYDQN, from the coding sequence ATGGCCAAGGTGACACCGTTCCTGATGTTCAACGATCAGCTCGAAGCGGCCATGGAGTTCTACACCGCCACCTTCCCGGACTCCTGCATCAGAACCGTCGCCCGCACGCGCGAGGACGGCCCGGTCACCGCCGCCGAGTTCGTGGTCGGGGGTCAGGTCTTCATGTGCTACAATGGCGGCACGTACTTCAACTTCTCCGAAGGTGTTTCCTTTCATGTGGACTGCGCCGACCAGACGGAAGTGGACGAGTACTGGGACAAGCTGCTCAAGGCCGGCGCGACCCCTTCCGCGTGCGGCTGGATCAAGGACCCCTTCGGCCTCTCCTGGCAGATTGTGCCCCGACGATTCACGGAACTCATCGCCGACCGGAACCCCAGAAAGGTGAAGGCCGTGATGGATGCCTTGCTGACCATGGTGAAACTGGGCGCGGCGGCCCTGGAGCGTGCCTACGACCAGAACTGA
- a CDS encoding DUF3427 domain-containing protein, producing MNDDVKPGLYDVLMNAALASQVRELNPAKYEAGFASIDPDSAPARISQVIQKWIEQVLESVPAKHRIEVGEEISRKLFDLLKEVSTRGLSDEDKLHYPIQRLIAIQSVAPGNQVIKIPRPSTPLIDTVLHTNSRGEKALTYEIRSEIGSADRVDLLCAFIRWSGIRDLMPMLENHVRADKELRVLTTTYTRSTELRALEELERIGAKIKVSYDINSTRLHAKAWLFLRKTGHSTVYIGSSNLTFSAQVTGKEWNVRLSQYLNPEVIEKYQATFESYWANESFEPFNREQFIQAIAKPTSDSPIDTGLDVHPYPFQRQILEKLELDRERGYPHCLVVAATGTGKTVIAALDFQRLLHTSRSLRLLFVAHRKEILEQSIRTFRHVLKDWTFGEIWMNGTQPSQWEHVFASIQTLSRTSLESLGPEYFDVVIIDEFHHAAASSYAQLLEYVKPKHLLGLTATPERTDGLSILHWFNDRFSAELRLWDALEQELLVPFNYFGIHDHTDLRMVTWTRGIGYDPTQLTNTYTGNDFWSSMVIHEVTRKVTDVKSMRALGYCVSILHAQFMANRFNAAGINSIAVVASTSKADRENALRELESGKLQAIFTVDLFNEGVDIPQIDTLIMMRPTESATVFLQQLGRGLRHAPGKNVLTVLDFIGHQRTEFRFDLRYRALLGCSRTELVSAVENGFPYLPTGCSLNLDQVSRDLVLDNIRNALPLTSSKKVEELRHLGNVSLKEYLQQTGLELEDVYHNKSYWTLLRRQAGLEPAFKNEDFEKRLGRGIGRLLHIDDPERLQSMNTLQRYGSPDVLNSCSERELRLLNMILVVILSPSVPSGKTAKEFDSVEQAVKRVLEYPALVDELVQVADLLEERRNHIPIAIEDSPQIPLMIHCRYSRDEVLSAYGYASVSDVKSMREGVLWIPKENTDVLFVTLKKTAQDFSDSTMYKDYAISEWLFHWESQSTTSVSSKTGQRYLNHASNGTRIALFIRREKRDLNGRTLPFFFAGHVTYVKHESDRPVAITWKLEHPLPGDLVHLLRTAIA from the coding sequence ATGAACGATGACGTGAAGCCAGGTCTCTATGATGTCCTGATGAACGCTGCGCTTGCCTCACAGGTTCGTGAGCTGAATCCTGCAAAGTATGAGGCCGGCTTTGCCTCAATTGACCCCGACTCAGCGCCTGCCCGAATCTCGCAGGTCATTCAAAAGTGGATTGAGCAAGTCCTTGAGTCAGTGCCAGCCAAACACAGAATTGAGGTAGGCGAGGAGATTTCAAGAAAGCTCTTTGACTTGCTCAAGGAGGTCAGCACACGAGGCTTGTCAGACGAGGACAAGCTGCACTATCCCATCCAACGCTTGATAGCCATTCAATCTGTGGCACCAGGGAACCAGGTCATCAAGATTCCTAGACCCAGCACACCGTTGATTGACACCGTGCTGCACACGAACTCACGAGGCGAAAAGGCGCTCACTTATGAGATCCGGTCGGAGATTGGATCTGCGGACCGAGTCGACCTGTTATGTGCTTTCATTCGATGGTCTGGCATTCGAGACTTGATGCCCATGCTTGAAAACCATGTGCGGGCAGATAAAGAACTGCGAGTACTGACGACCACTTACACTCGAAGTACAGAGCTTCGCGCATTGGAGGAGCTTGAACGGATTGGTGCTAAGATTAAGGTGTCCTACGATATCAACTCGACTCGATTGCACGCAAAGGCATGGTTGTTCTTACGCAAGACGGGACACAGCACCGTATACATTGGTTCATCAAATCTCACGTTCTCAGCCCAAGTCACAGGAAAGGAGTGGAATGTTCGACTTTCGCAATACTTGAATCCCGAAGTAATCGAAAAGTACCAAGCCACATTTGAATCGTACTGGGCCAATGAGAGCTTTGAACCGTTCAATCGAGAGCAGTTCATCCAAGCAATTGCAAAACCGACTTCTGATTCCCCAATTGACACGGGGTTGGATGTACACCCGTACCCATTTCAGCGGCAGATCTTGGAGAAGCTTGAGCTAGATCGCGAACGAGGCTATCCACACTGCCTCGTGGTGGCGGCCACGGGAACAGGTAAGACAGTCATTGCCGCGTTAGACTTCCAACGATTGCTCCATACATCACGCTCGCTTCGACTTCTGTTTGTGGCCCATCGGAAGGAGATTCTTGAACAGAGCATCCGTACGTTCCGCCATGTCCTAAAGGACTGGACTTTTGGGGAGATCTGGATGAATGGGACACAGCCCAGTCAATGGGAACACGTCTTCGCATCCATCCAAACCCTTAGCCGGACCAGCTTAGAGAGTTTAGGTCCCGAGTACTTTGATGTGGTGATCATTGATGAGTTCCATCATGCCGCTGCATCTAGCTATGCGCAGCTTCTGGAGTACGTGAAACCGAAACACTTGCTGGGGTTGACAGCAACTCCTGAGCGCACGGATGGTCTTAGCATTCTGCACTGGTTCAATGACCGCTTCTCGGCTGAATTGAGGCTCTGGGACGCTCTTGAACAGGAGCTACTGGTTCCATTCAACTACTTCGGAATTCATGACCACACAGATCTACGCATGGTCACTTGGACTCGAGGCATTGGATACGATCCCACTCAACTCACGAACACCTACACGGGCAATGACTTTTGGTCCTCGATGGTCATCCACGAAGTCACGCGCAAAGTGACGGATGTCAAGTCCATGAGAGCTCTCGGATACTGTGTGAGCATTCTCCACGCGCAGTTCATGGCCAATCGATTCAATGCAGCGGGAATTAACTCGATAGCGGTCGTCGCCAGTACTTCCAAAGCTGACAGGGAAAACGCACTTCGTGAGTTAGAGTCGGGGAAACTGCAGGCCATCTTCACGGTCGACTTGTTCAACGAAGGCGTGGACATTCCACAAATCGACACGTTAATCATGATGCGTCCTACGGAGAGCGCAACCGTGTTTCTTCAGCAGCTAGGTCGTGGCTTGAGGCATGCTCCAGGAAAAAACGTCTTAACCGTTTTGGATTTCATCGGCCATCAACGAACTGAGTTTCGCTTTGACCTGCGCTACAGGGCGTTATTGGGGTGCTCGCGAACCGAACTTGTGTCAGCAGTTGAGAACGGCTTTCCATACCTACCCACAGGCTGCTCCCTAAACCTTGACCAAGTGTCAAGAGATCTTGTGCTGGACAATATTCGCAACGCGCTTCCGCTAACGTCTAGCAAGAAAGTAGAAGAGCTACGCCATCTGGGCAACGTGAGTTTGAAGGAGTACTTGCAGCAGACAGGTCTAGAGCTAGAGGATGTATACCATAACAAAAGTTATTGGACTCTGCTACGCCGACAAGCCGGTCTAGAACCAGCTTTCAAGAATGAGGATTTTGAGAAGCGACTTGGCCGTGGAATTGGCAGGCTACTCCACATAGACGACCCTGAGCGTCTGCAAAGCATGAATACACTACAGCGCTATGGGTCTCCGGACGTGTTGAACAGCTGCTCCGAGAGAGAGTTGCGGCTCTTGAACATGATTCTAGTCGTCATCCTGAGCCCCAGTGTGCCATCGGGCAAAACCGCGAAGGAGTTTGACTCGGTAGAGCAAGCAGTCAAGAGGGTTCTCGAATATCCTGCTCTTGTGGATGAGCTGGTGCAAGTGGCAGACCTGCTAGAAGAGCGGAGAAATCATATCCCAATTGCAATAGAAGACTCGCCACAGATTCCATTAATGATCCATTGTCGCTACAGCCGTGATGAAGTGTTGTCCGCGTATGGGTACGCATCTGTGAGCGATGTAAAGTCGATGCGTGAAGGAGTACTCTGGATTCCCAAAGAGAATACGGATGTGCTCTTTGTAACACTTAAGAAAACGGCGCAGGACTTCAGCGACTCAACCATGTACAAGGACTACGCAATCAGCGAGTGGCTATTTCATTGGGAATCGCAGTCCACAACATCAGTTTCCAGTAAGACGGGGCAGCGATATCTGAATCACGCCAGCAATGGGACTCGCATCGCCTTGTTTATTCGGCGTGAGAAACGTGACCTGAATGGGCGCACCTTGCCCTTCTTCTTTGCTGGCCATGTGACCTATGTAAAACATGAATCAGACCGGCCCGTTGCAATCACATGGAAACTTGAGCACCCATTACCGGGAGATCTTGTGCATTTGCTCCGGACGGCGATTGCTTAG
- a CDS encoding dihydrofolate reductase family protein gives MANPVFGMNQSLDGYVDHTAFGPSPELFQHFIEEAQRTAGSVYGRRMYGIIRYWDDDQPGWEEAEHAYAAAWRKQPKWVVSRTLATVGPNATLVTGDLASAIRVLKAEQDGELEIAGPNLARSLTELGLIDEYRIYLHPVVLGQGTPYFAGPRPPQRLLAHERIAEDVIRLTYAPA, from the coding sequence ATGGCCAATCCCGTGTTCGGAATGAACCAGTCCCTCGATGGCTATGTGGACCACACGGCCTTCGGGCCCAGCCCCGAGCTCTTCCAGCATTTCATCGAGGAGGCGCAGCGGACGGCGGGCAGTGTGTACGGTCGCCGGATGTACGGTATCATTCGCTACTGGGACGACGATCAACCTGGCTGGGAAGAGGCGGAACACGCGTACGCGGCGGCGTGGCGGAAACAGCCGAAATGGGTTGTCTCGCGCACGCTGGCAACGGTCGGCCCCAACGCCACGCTCGTGACGGGGGACCTGGCGAGCGCGATCCGGGTGCTGAAGGCCGAGCAGGACGGGGAGCTCGAGATTGCCGGCCCAAACCTGGCAAGAAGCCTGACGGAGCTGGGCCTGATCGACGAGTATCGCATCTACCTGCACCCGGTGGTGCTGGGTCAGGGCACGCCCTATTTCGCCGGACCCCGGCCACCGCAGCGCCTGCTGGCCCATGAGCGGATCGCCGAGGATGTGATCCGGTTGACCTACGCTCCAGCCTGA
- a CDS encoding T9SS type A sorting domain-containing protein, which produces MSASNLPACPTELSSLEINYAACIHRDGNLLFLGSSIDGLMVVDITDPVNPVILDSVGMRSPQSIDTHAGLAYVSNLWTGLSIVDYSNPHELATLSTTELPYWHCGQVSYRHGFVYIVVDTEGVAILDVADPYAPQFAHLVPESPNITDATVHEDHLYVLDAGIHLYSLTDPDGPIQLDNEPYPICGSSIEGGTDLLCSYNFWGQVCMSLIQDPVHPVPYAGFEISSRVQDVSFGHELFAAVSDDQWELVPLGVAEETRTGARIPMDHGRSILLDDGLLFVTDLHALHVYDVSCDLAPLAWFAISPSSFEYGDTCTLDAGSSSDLESADSLIQVRWDLDNDGVHDTEWSTERVLTTRFDTIGDTLATLQVRSANGATSTCTRRLPVGANPAIELVITPEEGTTATTFTFDASGTMDPDDPERELRFYWYFNYPEGPDGPDSLDVVTHRFTEPGDYPLRLRVFDAENRYSSVTDTIHVEPLTVTRPVATPPGEFALGAFPNPFNPRTMLEAVIDQPGRATLDVYDLQGRWVRRCLDERLTAGTYMVPFDAGSLATGLYFGVLNLDGRTEVTRLLLLK; this is translated from the coding sequence TTGTCGGCTTCGAACCTGCCGGCGTGCCCCACCGAGCTAAGCAGCCTGGAAATCAACTACGCGGCCTGCATTCACCGTGACGGCAACCTCCTGTTCCTGGGTTCATCGATCGATGGCCTGATGGTTGTGGACATCACCGATCCGGTAAACCCCGTGATCCTTGATTCGGTGGGCATGCGAAGTCCCCAGTCGATCGATACGCACGCAGGCCTGGCCTATGTGAGCAACCTCTGGACTGGGTTGTCGATCGTGGACTACAGCAATCCCCATGAACTGGCAACGCTCAGCACGACGGAACTGCCCTATTGGCATTGCGGCCAGGTATCCTATCGGCATGGATTCGTGTACATCGTGGTCGACACTGAAGGTGTCGCCATCCTGGACGTCGCCGATCCCTACGCCCCGCAGTTTGCCCACCTGGTTCCGGAATCACCCAACATCACGGATGCCACGGTTCACGAGGACCATCTGTATGTGCTGGATGCGGGCATCCACCTGTACTCGCTCACCGATCCGGACGGCCCGATTCAACTTGACAACGAACCCTACCCCATCTGCGGCAGCAGCATCGAGGGAGGCACCGACCTGCTTTGCAGCTACAATTTCTGGGGACAGGTCTGCATGTCGCTCATCCAGGATCCGGTGCATCCTGTCCCGTACGCCGGCTTCGAGATTTCCAGCCGGGTGCAGGATGTCTCCTTCGGTCACGAGCTGTTCGCGGCCGTCTCCGACGACCAGTGGGAACTGGTTCCGCTGGGTGTTGCCGAGGAGACCCGGACCGGCGCACGGATCCCGATGGACCATGGCCGGTCCATCCTGCTCGACGACGGGTTGCTCTTCGTGACGGATCTTCACGCTCTGCATGTCTACGATGTGTCATGCGACTTGGCCCCCTTGGCCTGGTTCGCAATCTCGCCCTCGTCGTTCGAATACGGCGACACCTGCACGCTCGACGCCGGTTCAAGTTCGGACCTTGAATCGGCGGACTCGTTGATCCAGGTCCGCTGGGACCTGGACAATGATGGTGTCCACGATACGGAGTGGTCGACTGAACGGGTGCTGACAACGCGGTTCGACACCATCGGCGATACGCTGGCAACGCTGCAGGTGAGGTCTGCGAACGGGGCCACGAGCACATGCACACGGAGACTTCCCGTGGGGGCCAATCCTGCCATCGAGCTGGTGATCACGCCGGAGGAAGGTACTACCGCCACCACCTTCACCTTTGATGCCAGCGGAACGATGGATCCGGACGATCCCGAACGGGAGCTGAGATTCTACTGGTACTTCAACTACCCGGAGGGCCCGGATGGCCCCGACTCCCTGGATGTGGTGACGCACCGGTTCACCGAGCCGGGCGACTACCCCCTTCGCCTCCGGGTATTCGACGCGGAGAATCGCTACTCGAGCGTTACGGACACGATCCATGTGGAACCGCTGACAGTCACCCGGCCTGTGGCGACACCCCCCGGAGAATTCGCGCTCGGGGCCTTTCCGAACCCTTTCAATCCCCGTACGATGCTCGAAGCGGTGATCGACCAGCCGGGCCGGGCAACCCTTGATGTGTACGACCTGCAGGGGCGATGGGTCCGTCGCTGCCTGGACGAACGGCTGACTGCCGGCACCTACATGGTTCCCTTCGACGCGGGATCCCTGGCCACGGGGCTGTACTTCGGTGTGCTGAACCTGGACGGCAGAACCGAGGTCACACGACTGCTGCTGCTGAAGTAG